The stretch of DNA tgacttttggccgatgacaattgggatatggaagtttctttttctgcagcaaagcggtccatactttctttccaacccatggtctccgccttcatcatatcgacctcctcacggagcaGCCCGATCACCTCgatcttctgctgcagctgtgagattgaaatattagccTCCGTTCCCTAATCAAGCCCGTaagcttttaaaattttcattacctACTCGATTAGGTCGGAccgatcttggtgagccttggccaactcggcttgGAGGTCCTTGATTTCCTCTTCTCTTTCCCCGCAGAGGAGTTTAAGGGAATTTCTATCCTCCGTGAGCCCTTGAAGGTCGGCCTCGTACCGACTCACCTCAGCttgggaccgagaacatgcttccaGATGAAGCATTGAGGCctacgcagaaagaagaaaagaagttagaaaagaaaaacgaccacaagggtaataccaaaaaggggagttaaggcttacccgattcagagcttgctgcacTTCGTTGAAAAGGCCCGATGCCTCACCCGAGTCCTTTCTcgagacctccaaatcactcagGCCGGTACCATCTTTGACTCTAGTAAAATAATCATAAAAGGTGTCTTCCCTTCTGTGGCCTCCTTTGACGGaaagggtcttcaaggcccgagcctctaGAATCATTCCCTCGGAAAATGAGGGGAGAAGCGGgggcctccaatttctattgcctcAAGTGAACCACTTGGGAGTTCTCTCTATCTCAAGGGGCCTCGAGATCAGCCCCTACAGTCGTACCCACCATTGGCTCATTATGGTGAGAGGTAGCCTCGATCCTCGACGACTCGGGGACTTCGATCAATTCTCTTCCCAAGACTCCCTCATCACGAGATGGAATCTCTACTGCCTTCACCGATTTAGTAGCCTTTGTGGCCTCGATTCTCattttcactcgggccaccagcccgGAGTCATCATCTttctcttcttcatcttcatccctaagACGCCGAACAGAGTCTTCTGTCAGGAGAATgatattcttcctcggcttaagAGCTGCCTTCTTAGGTTCCGGATCCTCTGAGGTCGagttctttttcctctttttgtccttcgccggtttcgGTACCGGGATTGAAGTCTCCTCCTTACCGGATAGGGGCCTCATAACAGCATCTTTTCCAAGGCTtgtataaaaagaaaataagtaagAAACGCTTTACAAAGACAACAAAGACATGGGAAAGAAGCTTACCATGTGTTTTGGCCTcctatcggccctttgataaatagCGCCACGAGCACTCAgcatatgtagaggtcgaagccaggtcTCTTACCCAACTCTTAaggttaggaattgcaccgggcatccaagcaaccgctacatcatggaaatggatatcggtgagaaagaaaTGAAGGAGCAAAATAATAGGAGCTAACAGTAGGATTATACTTACGCCTCATATTCCATTcctcaggaaatggcatcttctcggccgggattaggtcggaagtcttcACTCAAACGAACTGTCCCATTCAGCCTCGGtccttatcctcgtctatgctcgagaacaacactttggtggcccgacgctggagttttattaacccacctcggtAGAGGAGGGGGTTGtacaacctgatgaggtggtcgagggtgaagggcATCCAATCGATTTTGTTTACAAAGATGCGGATCAGAATAAAGATTCGCCAAAAAGAaagatggatttggcctagggttatgtGGTATTGGCGACAAAAATCGTTGACAACAGGGTCGAGAGGGctcaacgtgaaagggtaagtataaacacttagaaACTCTTTCACATaagtagtaatatcttcttcgaGAGTCGAGAttatcacttctttgttctcccagttgcaaTATTTCCTTACATGtttaaggtatccctcagttatcgagcacatatacctcgatactggttcACATCGACCGGGAATCGATGAGGTTTTATCGGTCTTAAAATCAAAAGTGAGAATACATTCCTCGGGTCATGGCTCCACCGATGTTTTGTCGCCGGCGAACCGTAAAGAAGAAacgttttctttttgaggaacagtttttgacgtttttgccatttggatttaaaaattgaaaataGAGGGAGATGACAAGATTTGGTGTTCAGAAAAGAAATTTTGTAGTGAAAATCACAGATTCgcagatgaagaactcagaagatgtgaaaaggaacttagaagatttggagattggagatctaaaagtaaaaaatggtaaAGAGAGGACCTATTTATAGAgttggcaatgacggttcaatatcagtagtgaccgaccatcgtctgacacgcatttaatgccttggtaactaaACCGACGAGAcatctatcacgtacgtcatggtcgggctcgatgcaaacgtcagtgtatatctagtcATGCCATtagaaaatcatgtcgtttctcgccacatccttcccgagaaatgaagggactatttgtatacggtcaaaatcagtTTCGACCTTcatatgattagtcaagattgaaacataatggaccgaaaatcgtcttcataatatcgagatgagatctgaagccaggAGACCGAGCTCAagtttcagggaccgatcaaataccgagctcgaagtcattatcgagcttgggtccaaatcgaactatgatgtgaagtggtgttatcgagcttaagagccagagaccgatcaataccggacctcgagtcaatatcgagttcTAAATCTGGAGATCGGCCAAAACCAAGTCTgatcaagatcgagctaagagacaagagccgttatagCTGCACTAAGGAAGAGAATttcggcgggaattaaggaaaagccaATTAACTAAtatatcatgggatccccactatgtattttttatatctaaagtagggtTTTCTCCACTATAAGAAGAAAGACTATCATTTCTGTAAGGGCATGAAGACATCTACACACTTCCATATTGAAAAGATTATTGATATTCatatagagattatcctttttctGGCTTTGTGCATTGATTCATTTTGCTTGTTCATAAATTATTTTCTACTCAATtcggtttgtatttcattctttttacagtcaatattcgatatatttctacttactttttcgatttgtaccaagttataccacgtatccttagaactacgtataaattcaactctatccgtttttcgggtaaacaaatctCAAATTCCTTAACAGCCAGCATTgtgattttacttttactttgTTCATGGACAATTGCTATCAGATTATAACTTTTTTGGTACTTCTACTTCTTCTATTAGCTGCTTTTGTACATGCATGTGCTCATTTGTGATTCTGTTATGTGATTTTCTTTTGGTGCTTTTATGGTGCAAACATACAGTCTTAATTTCTTTAAATACCAAAAAGAAATTTGGATTTTAATATTGATATTGTGAAAAAAAGCAGATAGCTTTGGTATGTTCTGTATTTGACTGATGGTCTCATGTGTTCCTATCCGTGTAAATTTATATATGATAACTTTATGTTAACAACAAAAATTAGATACTTAGCTTATGGAGTAGATGTTTATAAAATCTAACAAACTATAAATATTAATTCAACAAAGTATAAACTGTTTGGAATAGAAATATATGTAGATGAGGATAAAAGAAGATAAGGAAGCCTCGAATGTCTGACACTGATGCTCTTTAGTCTTTCCTTACTAACAGATCTCAACAACTTGCAATATTTTACATTAAATATGTCTGGAATAATGGAAGAAACTCAGCGGATGTAATTAGAAACATTCTTTGACATATTGTGTTGTGGTACTTGAACTATTTTTGAGACACATATGCATTTTTAAATTATCCAGCCTCTATTAACCTCTACGTCTGGCAAACCCCAAACATGCTACATATATGCCTCAGGTCTTTCCAGCCTTATGTCTGTTTCTTCCCTCCTATTAGTTAATTTGGTGACAGTTCTCCAAACAAAGATTAAGTGATAATGTCTAAACTTGAAATGTTTCAGTGGCACTTCTAGGCACAATGGAGATTACAAGAATTGTTACATCATTAGAATTTGAACGAGAGATTGTAAAAGCAGAATGTTCCTAAGAGCTTCTTTCAACatattccttttttcttttttcgttgCAAGTTGTTTCTGAGTTGTGCTAGATTTGATGTCGTTTCCTTTCTTGATGGTTTGGTATTGTATTTCATTTAGATATGCTTTTGGCATGGTTGATATATACTTCTTTTGTAAATGACCTACTCATCCATTTCACAAAAATAAACTCATATTTTCGAATAAGTTGATTCCCTGCAATTTTGTGGCTAATTTCTTATAAAACTCACTTTACAACAACCTTACTATGTCGCGCCCGTTTCTAGTATAATGATAAACAAGAATTCTTTTATGCAATGGAGGTTAATGGGATAAATTAAATTTTACTGCAGAAAGAAGGATGAAGAAATTGGTAAAAATAAATTGTTTCTCCTTACAAGATTACAAATGAGCAAGAAAAGTGTTTCCTTACGCAATTGAGACGTATAATACTTTTCTAAAAATATTCAAATTTACAATGATTTACGAAATCTCAcctttatttttataattaataacGTGACATGTACATACTAATGTTTACCCGTAAATCGGTACAGCtaaatttgttcgtggtttctagacagaTGGGCCAATTTGATCCAAAAGATAATAAATTAATCGATTGATATGTAAGATACTTAGCTCGAAATGTAGATGAAATGGTAGATTCAAAGAGCACGAGAACCAGGTTTCCGGATACAATGATGATATATTTAACAAGCGAGGGAGCAAAAAGATATTAGATTGCTACTTAGAGTGTATCCAATGTATTCGAGAGAAAGCCGTCCTTACATTGATGGTTGAGCCAATTATTTATAGTTCAGTGGGCGTCATGGTCGGGCCCACCACTAATGACAATTATTGGAATGTGATAACGGAAACCTAACAGTAAACATAAATGCTCAGATCTCATTAATGAGCCGTTACTCTTTAATACTGtgaaatattcttcattaaatgctaccgggcgcatcATGCTTAATCCCTATATGGACTTGCCCTCTTCGGTGACACACAAGGTGATTGTGCTCGGTTTTACACCCCTCTCAATTTTGACTCCATGTGTCCCCTTCTCAGACGACCACGTAATACAccatattttacccaatacagatagtcccctgtTTTCCGTtaacataactttgtgttaccgggaagATGGTGAGAATCCTCTTTTGGCGAAAAATACTATAATTCCTTTTGTAGGtcactgacggttgattagacgtcTTCCCCTCTGCATTTAATGCCTAGAACATGCGTCCTCTTATGATTTAGCACGCATTTTGCCGTTTATCGAGGTAATTAGAGCCAAGTATTTTGGCCGCCCAAATATTTACCTATACGTATCTCTTTTGAGTTTTACCAGTTGCTTGATCTTCAAACCTGTATTCTTACTCTTCATCTCTTCTTTACTTCTTCCCAAAACTCAGAATTTCTTCTTCCCTTCTTATAATGGCCTCTTCATCTAAACATTCTGGCTCTTCGAAAAGTAAAAGCAAAAACGAAGATTCTACTCCCCCAACAGTAAGTTCCATAATCCCCAAGAGACTTAATGTTTCGAAGTATTTTGAGGAGAAATTCCCTATTGATAACCCCCGTTCATGGGTAGTTAGCAGGTACCcatcttccattcgtccttct from Nicotiana tomentosiformis chromosome 11, ASM39032v3, whole genome shotgun sequence encodes:
- the LOC138901739 gene encoding uncharacterized protein, with amino-acid sequence MSKLGQRQSSFTVGILEGRMEDGYLLTTHERGLSIGNFSSKYFETLSLLGIMELTVGGVESSFLLLLFEEPECLDEEAIIRREEEILSFGKNLGKDAVMRPLSGKEETSIPVPKPAKDKKRKKNSTSEDPEPKKAALKPRKNIILLTEDSVRRLRDEDEEEKDDDSGLVARVKMRIEATKATKSVKAVEIPSRDEGVLGRELIEVPESSRIEATSHHNEPMASMLHLEACSRSQAEGTEANISISQLQQKIEVIGLLREEVDMMKAETMGWKESMDRFAAEKETSISQLSSAKSQLRGMKEKSSTQAKKIAELKARLAFEHQKAKSEAEKAKVEADAIMAVYRDDDEATQVQAREAVETAQIRAHWVAELAKCQSRSETLEEIHARGFDLTEEIIKAKELEADAGALASDDDDDDDDESKSGSESGEELDGKETAPGENQEP